A region of Flocculibacter collagenilyticus DNA encodes the following proteins:
- a CDS encoding DUF3301 domain-containing protein, protein MLLEHIFLLLFALLIIWAFWYQRSLAEIARNFAQQHCQQRQVQFISIALVKRGFTRNKRGTLTLKTEFNFEFSGDGESRYEGQIILIGKQLADIQMPAYKSL, encoded by the coding sequence GTGCTGCTTGAACATATTTTTTTACTGCTTTTTGCTTTGTTAATTATTTGGGCGTTCTGGTATCAACGCTCATTAGCTGAAATTGCTAGAAACTTTGCTCAGCAGCATTGCCAACAGCGTCAAGTTCAATTCATCTCTATCGCATTAGTTAAGCGTGGGTTTACAAGAAATAAACGCGGTACATTAACACTTAAAACAGAATTCAATTTTGAGTTTAGTGGCGATGGAGAGTCTAGATACGAAGGACAAATAATTTTAATTGGTAAGCAACTGGCTGATATTCAAATGCCAGCGTATAAATCACTGTAA
- a CDS encoding GNAT family N-acetyltransferase, translated as MGLTPANGEIKAMYLMPEDMRLAASLLYQAYHDDPLFMSIFNANEIDYEKRLRIAIREELNTFCADQQPIVGLFSGEHLLGVACLIEPDAGFGAERFWHWRLKMLLTAGVVSTRQMIEKEKRIKDALNYDNYHLLAFIAVHPQHQHHGLGHYLMRAVDNVVDQHKDTQGIGVLVTIESNKRFFNDDMYQEVDTLTIGDVQGTLMFREKQR; from the coding sequence ATGGGGTTAACACCGGCGAACGGTGAGATTAAAGCCATGTATTTGATGCCAGAAGACATGCGATTAGCGGCGTCATTGTTGTATCAGGCATATCATGACGACCCTTTGTTTATGAGTATTTTCAATGCAAATGAAATTGATTATGAAAAAAGGCTCCGTATTGCCATACGTGAAGAACTTAATACATTCTGTGCTGATCAGCAGCCTATAGTGGGGTTATTTTCAGGCGAACACTTACTTGGCGTAGCGTGTTTGATAGAGCCAGACGCAGGTTTTGGTGCAGAACGGTTTTGGCACTGGCGACTAAAAATGCTGTTGACCGCTGGCGTAGTAAGTACGCGTCAGATGATTGAAAAAGAAAAGCGAATTAAAGATGCGCTCAATTATGACAATTACCATCTGTTAGCATTCATTGCCGTTCATCCCCAGCATCAACACCATGGTTTGGGCCATTATTTAATGCGCGCGGTTGATAATGTTGTTGATCAGCATAAAGATACACAAGGAATTGGCGTACTAGTAACGATAGAAAGTAATAAGCGCTTTTTTAATGATGATATGTATCAAGAAGTAGATACATTAACGATTGGTGATGTGCAGGGCACATTAATGTTTCGTGAAAAACAGCGTTAG